Proteins from a genomic interval of Apteryx mantelli isolate bAptMan1 chromosome 5, bAptMan1.hap1, whole genome shotgun sequence:
- the LCORL gene encoding ligand-dependent nuclear receptor corepressor-like protein isoform X1 — protein MLEKTIPQEKSNPLCNKMGQVKSIQKDSRKDGSDSVITTLSRKRETPLRHSVRDRKPSLHFLHSLASSSAFTCRSALLHKSYKLHLRKAKNQKDKHRQSNQSTASKDTSEMRNSGNAKKGPEDDEFRPTNEVSSDPIFSSNPSLRWWATSTSNDTLLEELNNRFEQITNTWLRVGGNEFDKCVCEKRDPIEQDCNTAMSNPLDSCLVELETSPIKMLFQKKCNMNELCTWFMQTTETQSLSLVRKANARNPLEVVNNREIKMETKQSDLSTCPFRKHFKKFALSSPSKPAGKLQILHNMVSSPVLSMKSNFTLARLKRSEFKKLQHDRWGQTKKLYNQAPGGWKSKKKNLQFFCQSQLFKSTSEETSDEMSKLQEKNAVEIHTTEALVESQSSLLSTGNEARGALVQQMMGSSDFNPHPGLVNILKPHAETNGTICGQQNVRKEQSQDKLFQNAWKAKTFRDCRIFLRKISHIEQHNSFKLNNIIYYPEVVESKSNQAYMEEKRHPLLRSHSTKQNALKKQENEMETSKGTNSSKVTERLDDQFSSRKLSSGVNHDDNPAGNSEVLIRINKRKSPQWETTDTNIRKRHKRQSCNSGQMATYYPKYQLARYK, from the exons ATGTTAGAAAAAACCATACCACAGGAGAAAAGCAATCCACTGTGCAATAAAATGGGTCAAGTAAAGAGCATTCAGAAAGATTCTAGAAAGGATGGATCAGACAGTGTTATTACAACATTGTCAAGAAAACGTGAAACTCCATTGAGACATTCTGTCAGAGACAGAAAACCCTCACTTCACTTTTTACATTCATTAGCATCTTCTAGTGCATTTACTTGTAGAAGTGCCTTGCTACATAAATCTTACAAACTCCATTTGAGAAAAGCTAAAAATCAAAAGGATAAACATAGGCAATCAAATCAGAGCACAGCATCCAAAGATACCTCAGAAATGAGAAATTCAGGGAATGCAAAAAAGGGTCCTGAGGATGATGAATTCAGGCCCACTAATGAAGTATCATCAGATCCCATTTTTTCATCAAATCCTTCTCTCAGGTGGTGGGCTACTTCCACTTCAAACGACACTTTGTTGGAAGAACTAAATAATAGATTTGAACAGATAACTAATACCTGGTTGCGAGTGGGGGGAAATGAGTTTGATAAATGTGTATGTGAAAAAAGGGATCCCATTGAACAAGACTGTAACACTGCAATGTCAAATCCTTTAGACTCCTGCCTTGTAGAACTTGAAACATCAcctataaaaatgctttttcagaaaaaGTGTAATATGAATGAACTCTGTACCTGGTTTATGCAAACTACAGaaacacagtctctctctctagTGAGAAAGGCAAATGCTCGCAATCCTTTAGAAGTAGTTAATAACAGAGAGATAAAGATGGAAACTAAACAATCTGATCTTAGTACTTGCCCTTTCagaaagcactttaaaaagtTTGCACTATCCTCTCCTTCAAAACCAGCAGGAAAGTTACAAATATTACATAACATGGTCAGCTCTCCAGTCTTAAGCATGAAAAGTAATTTCACCTTAGCCAGATTAAAAAGAAGTGAATTTAAGAAGTTACAACATGATAGGTGGGGACAAACGAAAAAGCTATATAACCAGGCTCCAGGAGGCtggaaatcaaaaaagaaaaatttacagTTCTTTTGCCAAAGCCAGTTGTTTAAAAGTACAAGTGAGGAAACCAGTGATGAAATGTCCAAGctccaggaaaaaaatgcagtagAAATCCATACCACTGAAGCTTTGGTGGAATCTCAGAGTAGTCTCTTGTCAACTGGAAATGAAGCCAGAGGTGCACTTGTCCAACAGATGATGGGATCTTCTGACTTTAACCCACATCCTGGTTTAGTAAATATACTTAAACCACATGCGGAGACAAATGGAACAATTTGTGGCCAACAAAATGTTAGAAAAGAACAAAGCCAAGATAAACTGTTTCAAAATGCATGGAAAGCCAAAACTTTTAGAGATTGTAGAATATTTTTGAGAAAAATCAGCCATATTGAGCAGCACAATTCATTTAAGTTAAATAATATCATTTATTATCCTGAAGTTGTTGAAAGTAAGAGCAATCAGGCttatatggaagaaaaaagacaTCCACTTTTAAGGTCCCATTCCACTAAGCAAAATGCattaaagaaacaagaaaatgaaatggaaacatCTAAAGGAACTAATTCTTCCAAAGTGACTGAAAGGCTGGATGACCAGTTTAGCAGCAGAAAATTAAGTAGTGGTGTAAACCATGATGATAATCCTGCTGGTAATTCTGAAGTTCTTATcagaataaacaaaagaaaaagtccACAGTGGGAGACAACAGATACAAATATAAGGAAAAGGCATAAGAGACAATCATGCAATAGTGGACAAATGGCAACTTATTACCCAAAGTACCAGCTAG CACGCTACAAGTGA